One Archangium violaceum genomic window, CCGGCGGCGTGGGCGTGGTGGCCAACATGGTGCCCGGCGGCTCCGTGGTGTCCGCGGCGGTGTCCTCGCTCACCACCTTCGGCAACACCTCCGGCTCCGGCGCGGCGCCCTACTACGGCGCGGCCCTGTCCACGGGCGGCGCGCCCATGAGCACCACGCTCAACAGCGCGGGTGGCATCTCCACCCTGGGTGGTTCGCCCGTCTCCAACAACGGCTCCATCAACACCGGGGCCACCAGCAGCGGCGTTGGCACCGAGTTCAACGGCGAGATGCAGAGCATGTTCGCCGAGCAGAAGAAGCTGCTGGGTCTGCAGGTCTCCATGCAGAAGGAGAACCAGGTGTTCACCACCATCTCCAACGTGCTGAAGACGCGGCACGACTCGGCGAAGAACTCCATCGGCAACATCCGCTAGCGCTCGGGCGCTGGTGGTTTCATGGGTCCGGCCCCCCGGGAGAGGACGAGGTCGCGTCCTCCCCGGGCCAGGTCCGGGCCGGGAAAGGAAGCAGACGTCACATGGCGGAGACTTCGGAGATCTCGGGCAGCCTCGTTCCGCTCGCCAGACGTGAGGCGATGATCCTCCTGGAGGCGGGTTACCTCTGGCTCGACATGGGCCAGTTCGACAAGGCGCGTGAAGTCTTCGCGGGGGCGGCGGTGCTGATGCCCAGGAGCGAGGTGCCTCAGTTGGCGCTCGGTTCGCTCGAGTTCGCCCAGGGCCGGCATGACAAGGCGTTGCAGGCCTACCGGGCCGCCCAGCGACTCTCCCCCAACTCCGGGTTGCCACGCGCCCATGTGGGCGAGGCCCTGTTGTTCATGGGGAAGGTTCCCGAGGCCATGAAGGAGTTGAAGGCCGCCATCGAGCTGGATCCGGATGGGGATGGGGCGCGGCTGGCCCGGGCGCTCATCGACGCGAAGGAGGCGGGGGCCCTGCCACCGCCCGCGTCAAAGAAGTAGGATGCCTTGATAGGAGGAGATGCCGATGTCGGTCGGTGGAGTCGGACGAGGGGGCGGAAAGGGACGCGCCGGAGGCGCCAAGGGCGCCGCCGGTAAGGCGCCAGCCGGCAAGGCAGGGGCGGCGACGTTTGGCGGAGGCGTGGATCGCACCGCCGGACTGGTGGGACCGTCGGGTCAGGTGGGTTCCGGCAACGTTCAGGGACCCCAGGCGATGGAGCCCGTCACCGCCCAGGCGCTCGCCATCGCCAAGCAACTGAAGAACGGCGACTTCAAGAGCAAGGACGAGGCGACGCGCAAGCTCGT contains:
- a CDS encoding tetratricopeptide repeat protein, with amino-acid sequence MAETSEISGSLVPLARREAMILLEAGYLWLDMGQFDKAREVFAGAAVLMPRSEVPQLALGSLEFAQGRHDKALQAYRAAQRLSPNSGLPRAHVGEALLFMGKVPEAMKELKAAIELDPDGDGARLARALIDAKEAGALPPPASKK